The sequence GGAAGAGATGCAAACAGAAAATCACCAAACGTTTTCTCCAACATCTTCTCCACCTGATGAATGTGCACATTACCAGTATGTTCACAATACTTGCTAAATCTAGTCCAGTAATCTCTCAAAAGGCCTTTCCATTCAGTCAAACCAGCAGAGACATTATCAAGCTCCGTCTCCATATCGGCAGTGAAGCTATAATCTGTTACTTCAGCAAAGTAATGAGAGAGAAATGCTGATACCATACGCCCACGAAATTCAGGATACAGTGTTCTGCCTTTGGCAGTGACATAATTCCTATCCTTCAACACTTTTATTGTGGCTGCATAAGTAGAAGGTCTTCCGATGCCGAGCTCCTCCAGCTTTTTAACCAAAGACCCCTCAGAGTATCGTGGTGGAGGATGAGTGTGGTGTTGCTCAAGTTTCACTTTACCCAAATACATTGGATCCCCAGCAGTTAAATTCCTAAGGGCCTCAAATACTTCAGAACGATCATCCCTCCCATTCTCGTTATCTCTCGTTGAGTTAGTTTCCACATCCTCATAGACAGCTTGGTATCCGGGAAACTGTACTTTTGAGCTTGTAGAACGAAAGATTATGGATTGGTCAGGTTTCCCAATATCAACTTGTATCTGCTCCGTGGTAGTAGGTTCCATCTGGCATGCCATGGTACGGGACCATATAAGTTTGTATAGCTTAAGTGCATCATCATCCAGCACTCCAACAAGCTTTGAGGGTAGCCTTCGGATATCAGTGGGTCTAATAGCTTCATGGGCCTCTTGAGCATTCTTCACCTTCTTGAAGTATTTACGGGCATTCTTGGATGCAAAATTCTGTCCATACCTTTCGCTGATATAGGATTGAATATCCTTGGTAGCTTCATCTGAAATGTGCAATCCATCTGTTCTGATGTAAGTTATCAATCCTGTTGCCTTGCCATCAGATAACTGGATCCCCTCATAGAGTTTTTGAGCAAGTTTCATCGTATGTGTTGATGAAAAGTCCAATTTGTTTGCAGCATCTTGCTGAAGTGTTGATGTTATATAAGGAGGAGCGGGGTTTCTCTGCTTTTTggttatcttagagcttagaacTTCAAAGTTTGATGCATTTATCTTCTGTTCAATTTCCGCTGCTTCGGTATGAGAACTAACAGAGAACTGACTTAATTTCTTGGAATCAAAATGGGTTAAGTGGGATGACAAAAGGTTATTGGCTAAATCTAGGTTTCCGCTCTTAAATTCAACCAAGACTGTCCAATATTCCTGTGGTTTGAatccatcaatttccatttctCTGTCACATATAAGTGATAGGGCAGCAGACTGAACCCGACCCGCAGATTGGCAACCAGGTAATTTCCTCCATAGCAGTGGAGAAATGTTGAAACCAATCAAGTAATCAAGAGCACGCCTTGCAAGATAAGCATGCACTAAATTTGCGTCAATCCCCCTTGGAGACTGGAGGGAAGCTTTGATGGATGATTCAGTAATTTCATTGAAAACAACCCTTGCCACATTAATATCATCACGCAGGGCATCCTGTTGCTGTAACATCTCTATAATGTGCCAAGAAATAGCCTCTCCTTCACGATCAGGATCTGATGCAAGAACAAGATTCTGGGCTCTGAGAATTAAGGACGAACAGATAAGAAACTGAGCATGACATTGCTTTAAACAGTTCCAACCAAAAAATAgccattttatgaaaaaatttggAATCCGGTGCATGTCTTCCATCTTCTCTATGTAATTGTCAATTTGTTAAACTGAACATTGATGAAACTCAGaactgtttttctttttttcactataattatgatcatttaattgtagaacaattaaaaaataaatatggatcACTTAATAATCACTAATCCTCCCCAACGTGTTAGCAACATGTTAATAGATTGCTAATCAGAAGTTGGACCAACAGATAACATACCCATTTAGCGCAACTTTGATGCTTTTAAGATGAGTCCAGGCAGCAGAAGGAACTTCCCATACCATGCTGAAGTCATCATCTGGTCGGACAGATCCAGATCTTGCAGCTAAGTCCCTAACATGACCATAACTAGGCAGGACTTCAAACATGTCACCAAGGTACCCTTGAATGACTTTCGCCTTTGTGACAGACTCTACCACCAGTACAGTCTTTGCTGTGGGAGGATATAGTTTTGGCCAATTTTTTTGTCCCGGGGGCTTACTTTTGCTGCTCACATCTGAACTCTTGTCTGGTACTAACTTACTATCAGATGGCAATACAGATGCCTCATTCAGTTCATCAAAAGAACTGCTCTtcttagtggattttcttttccTGGGAGAGCTTCTTTTCCCGTGGGCCAAGTCAACCTTCATAGATACATTACCAGCAGTCCCTACTGTGGAAGAATGAACAGGCGAAATAATCTGGAATACTGCAAGGTTAGTGCAGGTAATTATGCAGCAAAACACATCAAAAATGGCAATTCCAGAAATTGAAAAATTGCAAACCTCTGATACTGCTGGAGATTGCTCATCTTTAGCAGGGCTAGACTTCTTTGCATGGGGAGTCCTAGAAACTGTTGGCTGATCTACTGCATCAGAAGcaacatttttattctttttgcttGATTGCTTCTTTGCTTTCTCCTTACCCATGGATGTTGGCTTTCCATTATTAGATGGACCTGAAATGTCCAGGTTGACATCCTTCTCATCAACCTTAATCGGGGTGTCGTTTGAAATGACCAGATCAATATTCTTACTAGCTGACACTTTAGAGTTTGGAGTGACCTTTTCAGGCCCCTTGTCCGACATAGCATTTCTTCTATGAACAGACAATTCCTTTGACCGCTCTGAGTggtacttaaaatttttaaagaatgGTTTATTTCCATCACTAACAATTTTTGCTCCAACAGTGCCTTTATCTGCAATTGCTCTTGCATCACGCGAAAAATGCATTTTTCCATTTGTGTTGTATGGACGCGAACCTATTACTCCAAATGGCCTGAAACTGAAAATGGGCATTGGTGTATTGGCAAATCCCTCTGATAGAAGATGGATACCAAATGAAGAAGATCTAGGCTCATTAGTATAGCATCTGAGAGGATGAATTTTCTGTAGAGACAAGACTCTTAAATTCCTTGGTTGCCTCCGACAACACATCCTAGCTTTACGAGACAGTTTCTCAAAACTGCCAATAGTGGCAACCGTCGAACATTGGAAGCAATTTGCCTGATAATTATGTAGGGTCTTGTTCTGCaacttaacaaaaaaatattggtAAAGTCAATACGGTGGATATTGCAACAAAGAATTCACAAAAGGGTTAAAGAAACAGGGGTATTCGTATAAATTTTATACGAATCACAAAACTGTACAGGATGAGGCAAAAAAGACATGCAAATCTGCCTAGTAAAACTTCAGAAAGTACAggaaaaaagattgaaaatacAAGGTCCAAAAGAAACCTCTAGGTGTGCTACTCAGAAAGTAcgaaaaaaagattgaaaatacAAGGTCCCAAGAAACCTCTAGGTGTGcaacaaaatcttaaaaataggcacccctttatttcttttttggcaTTAGTTCGGGCACAGAGATAATGGAAAAAGCTCTCTCAAGTTTGGTTCACAATAGTGAAGGATTCTAAGCAAAAGTTCAATAGCATAAACTTATTCCAAAGCATCATACAAAATAACTACTAAAGCTTTCCCTTTGACTCTAATAGGACATGATTAACAAAAATTATCCAAATGGATTCTATCTGCGTTTTCCCTAACCCATCTGCAAACTAATATAAATAAAAGCAACAGGCTCTTAAGTTAACTAAATTATGCATCTCAACATAGTCAAATTATCCCTATAGTTTTCACAAAAATTATCCAAATGGATTCTATCTGCGTTTTCCCTAACCCATCTGCAAACTAATATAAATAAAAGCAACAGGCTCTTAAGTTAACTAAATTATGCATCTCAACATAGTCAAATTATCCCTATAGTTTTCACCTATCCCATTCTGTTTCCGGGATTCAACTCAAGGAAGTTACGTACCCCACTTCTGTTTCAGGATTCTACTCAAGGAAGTCACATACCCCATTTCTATATCAGGGTTTTAATTTAAGGAAGTTACTTTCAAACGTGAAACAAAATAGGACGACTAAGATAACTACTCTATACAATCCCTTGAAAAGAAAAGTctaaaggagaagaaaaaacaCTATAAATTtactttcttctcttttcatcctCCCCACTGGTGGggacactgggtttgttgttgttgttcctgGGTTTGTAAAATGCTCTAGTTTTTACAAGGAAAAAACTAAGCATAAATTGAATCCTGATACAAAAGAACTAAAATCTATAAGCACTTGACCTTTCTTATAGCTTATATCTctcaattaaactacaagaaaaTGATTTAAATGAGAATTCTCCATAGTGGAACTCCATAAGAACTTATAGTACAGTTCCCCATCCCTCCTTTCTAAGTAGGCCCATACATGAAAGAGTGAAAATCTTTACAGAGAAACAGAATGAAATACTAAATATCAAcactaataacaacaacaaaaatgagaaaagtgAGCACATTGTTGGATTTCTACTACTGATAGACTAAGCTTTTAACCTTTCTTTTTTCGCAATAccagaatttttttttcaattttcccatgtttggttggtcaaaattttttggaaaacattttctctAGGAAAATAAGTTGCTTAAAAATGAGGAAATGACTTCTCAAACGAAAGTAAAAACAAGTTCTACAAGTGACATCCCACATTGATTGTGTCCTCCACAGCCCCTACCCTCACTCCATAGCCCCTATAGACACCACCCACACCCCCTCTACCCCCACCCCTacctcaacaacaacaataacaacaacatacccaatatctTCCCACCAAAAGGGGTCTGGggtggggagggtaagtgtacgcactccataccactaccttagaggtgacatagagaggttgtttccgacaGACCTCCGGCTCAAAATAAAACAGTCTAGACAAGACATATAAAGGGACAAAACACAATAGGAATTACCAAACCCgcgaataacataaacatgactcATCAAGTAATACGACAAATGATAAAGCACTCCGAAATAATACTAGTACTATAGCTACTAGCACGGATAACAAAACAAAGTCCTACCTACAGCAATGACGCACTCCTTCtattaagtatcccacatcggaatAGGGATGgataattggtctccttatatggacttggacaatcctcccctcatgagcgcttatgaggggaggattgtccaagtccatataaggaaaccaattacccatccctattcgatgtgggatacttaacactctCCCACACGCCCAGACCTCGTtaactggagcgtggacaatataatatggggcccaacatcggtgaacaaagatttgggatgggtctgactctgataccatgtgagaattaatggagaaaaatattattgaattgtgtgtttacataattacaccgagaccctatttatagacactatagtacaatccttttccaagtaggatttttatatactattcctatttctactcatattctaacaccttcctactaaccttctactcttATCCACCTCCTCTACAcctcctatctagggtcatgtcctcgataaATTGGAGTTGTTCCATGTCGGTTCTAATCAGCTCCcatcaatatttcttcggtctacctctacttCGCCTAAATccatccctagccaacctctcatAACTCcggactggggcatccgtgcccctcctcatcacatgaccgaaccatctcaacctcgcttccctcATATTGTCCAGAAGCCTCTCCGCTTTATCTCAAATAACCTCATTTTtaatcctatctttcctagtacacccacacatccacCGTAGCATTCTCCGCTTTGCCACCTTTATCTTTCGGATGTGAGATTATTTATCTAGATTATATATAAAAATGCTTTTAGGATAATGTTTTTTTGCTCATGCgtcgaacacaagaaaataagtaagaaatgacttattttccaggaaaacatcTTCCTTCATTCCGAACACACGTTAAATTTCAACTCAAACCAAACAACTAAATGAGAAAAAGATGGAAACTTTTACTTACCGTGATAGAGCGACAGCTAGTAGAGGCAGTAGTCAATAACTGCTGAACCAATGCCATTCAAAACCCAACGAGCTATTAATCTAATGAATATAATGAAAAGAGCAAAACCATGAAGGTGGTACtcaaataacaatataaaaacaTCAGCTTTACTGATTCTTGAACTTTATAACTAATTACACAACACTCAAGAAAATGTCTAAACACAATATAAATGAGACACCCTTTTGTGTACTGCAACCTTATGTTGGTGGtaggggggggaggggggggggggggagagagaAGGAGGCAGATTGTGTTGTGTGAAGTGGTGAAGGGGTTTTGGGCAAGAAAAGAGGATGAGAGGGTTTAACCAGGTTGTAGTACTAAGGACAGCgttatttctaattttctttttttttcttattttcttgttgggttgtaatgtttttatttttctatttgtaaGCTTATTACTATACTATtaaaattcacttattttaataaaattgttactattacttttatttctttatagaTCCTACTAAAAACAAAAAGTTTATTCGATTAAAGAAAATGAATCATGAAATAAGTttcttcagaaaaaaaaaaaacgtgtaggttgagtattttaatgaaaagaaaatagaataataatactTTATTTACAAATAACTTAAATAATGTAATATACAAATACTAGTACAATACTCAATagttaaaagaaatatatatttaataacatcttaaattatttattttttatattattaggtTTCGTGACATATTAGTTATGCTTaacctttaaaaaaaaattaaatgccaTCATTTCTTTGTTCGGTGAAAATTCCTACATAAGCttaatatatatttcataagcCACACGGCTTAattcaatcaagaaaataaacataattttCTTGTGTCTATCACGACATATTAGAGATCACTGTCTGCAATTTTAGTTTACTAGAAAATCTACATATTTGTTTGCATCCCTCGAAGAGAGAGTATTGCAAGTTTGATGACACAGAATTACTCTATTGTCTGGCCCTCATTTAGttaaaaagagaaggaaaaatctTGCTAACTGCCTTTTTATCCTTAAACAACTTAAAgtacattattttaataatattatgtaaatgtatttgctgaaattcaaatGAAGAAATATGGTCAATGAGAATTAATATATTCAATCCCAATTTATAAAAGCTTGAAGCATAGTTATTATTGATCGTCTTTTGGCCTGCTTTGTTTCCATTTTTGTCATAATAACTCATAGTTCTTTATTCCTCAGTAAATAAAAGTGCAAAACTATCATTCATTTTCATCAATGATTTCTACAGAGAAACTTCCATTTTTCTTCACTTCCTATCTTTCCAAAACTAATGTACAAGGCATTTTCCACCTGTACACCATTACTAACTACTTCCTAGCCCCTCCCCAAACCAACCAAAGCCCTCAAATGTTCTTAACAATGAGCTGCAAAAGCATTTGTGATTGATAAAGCTTTCTGGATAGCTGCAATGGAACCATATTCTTGGCGCCGTCTGCTACGGCTACATGATTTCTGGCAATGATTACTTCATATCCTGTTGTTATTCATGTTCTAGAACAGAATCCTGTCTTGGTAAATGTCCAATGCCTGTATAACCTTTTCTATCAGTAATTTCCGGTGTAATCTATACCTGCCACAAACGGAAGCATCATGTAAATAAGATCTGCATTTGCTTTGAAACAAAGACTAAATGATCCTGCATGCAATGGCGAATAATTCACGTATTACATACTTTATTGCTGCTTCAAATGTTCTCCTGCATTCGGGCATCGAATCTGTTCACAGTAAACCAAGAAAATGAATACACTGTTGGACAAACTTTATGACGTGAATAATGACAATATAACTATTGCAAAGTCAACCAATGAAATTAAAACACAGTAAACAGTGTCAGCTAGGCTGGAGCAGGATGCCTACAAGCTTATAATTTGTAATTCGAAGTCAAAGCTTATGATGTCAGTCGGTATTCAGATTGATGATTCTGAACTCAATTTATCAAAGTAAATCCACATCcaaattatcatcattatcaatatTGTTCTTGACCAGGATATGCAGGTACCCATCATAACACATACAAAAATGGACTAATATTTCTTCTCCAGCATGCATCATTACATAGAAGTATATAATCCAGGCTTACCTAGGATTTTCTGGTCTTCATCAGAAGTTGTGGGGAACTCTGCAAGCATCTGGTGGCATTCTTCTTGCAGTTCCTTCACTGCTTTCCTCTCTAAACTTGGAATTGGAGGGAGATCTCCATCTGACCAAGTAGGCAACGTTCTTGCTGCTGCTATGATTGCTCCATCGACGAACCCATCTCCATCATTTGATAGCCTACCTGCTACAAGTTTTAAACAAGGATTCTGGACATTAATTACAAAGCTAGATCAGTGAAGGAGCTAATATATCAAAAAGATTATTTATGACCCATACTGTTGTGGTAGTATTCTCCAGGGAGGCCAGATATGTTAAAGACTGATAAGAAGGTGTCTAGATGAATTTTGGCATCGCCGGTGAAATTAATAACATCCCAAGGATTCTgcaatatcaaatatatatattatggtCAGCGTCaatagaaaaagaacaaaaaaaaagagagacaAGACACAAGAACACACACACCACCCACCCCCCCAACCAccataaaaaaaagtataattgAATTTGCTATGACACACCTAAATTTTacaagggtcctattacccccctaaactcatttttttttttgtatttttgtgctCCTTTTTGCTGACGTGGCTGTCAAGAAACCTCAGTGTCAAACCAAAAAATCAATAATCACATCAAATTCATTTCCATGTTCTGGAGATAGATTGCCCTGACAACTACTTAAAATCATAACCTTGGTCGGGATAATTCTTAAAAGATGAACTGCATGTATATCTTTTCTCTTTCTTCCACTGATCCAGTACAAATATCAAGATTTCTTGTAATATATGGAGCATCATCGAGCAATACTAGTTTAATCAAAACTCAAAGCCTGCTCAAAATTCCATGTTTAGATGCCCAAATGAATCTGCTCTTAATTTACAACATGCACATAAAAAGCTGAAGAGAAGGGCAACAACTGGTTTCCCTTACACTCTTGCGTTTATCGCATCTTCACTTGTCAGGGCTTAATGACCCCCTCCAGAATCTTCAATATTTATGGATAGTAGACATTGACTGTCCGTTTAAGGCAACTTCTTGTCAGTCATTTACTGTCGCATTCTTGCTTATAGAAAAAATTATGGCAATAAATAGCACTACGCAAAATCAGTGGTACTAGGGCCTTTGAGTGGAATTTCATACTTATCACCAAAAAGTACGACACAACTTCTGTTTCTTGGGAAGAGTAAAGAAAAAGACTACATTACCACAGGTGATGAGAAACCATATCTCTGCATAAAAAAGTCATTCTTCTGTCCAGCCATGTAATCAACAGTCATCTGCAAGAATTCATAAAGGCCATGTTAGGGTCAATGGGTCATCCTATCAAGATATGCAAAAGTAATAGAGAAAGCCAGGGCTACATATAATTTTATAGGTGACGACTGACGGCATGACATCGATCACAGCTAACCTCCAAACCACTCCCCACCCCCCAAAACCTGCCATACGAAGTCAACTATTTAGAAAATGATAGTCCTTCACAAAAAGTTACACATCACCAAGAAGCTAAAAAAGGTCAAATTAGGACAAACAAGAATCTTATTAACAAGTTTCCTGTCAATTCACTATCCAAAGTAAGAAATATTTTTGGAACTTTTCTTTCTCATTCGTTCCCAAAACATGAGAACCCTTGAAGTACAACACCAAGAAATAAAGTTCGACGCAGACAAAAGAGAATGTTAAGTTAAAAGATCATTCATAAAAGAAATTGCAGCAAATGCTTGCCGAAAAGAGAGGACAAAATATTTATAAAGCTTCTATTCTCATCAAAAACAAAGCAGCAAAACTAATTTAACACTataatctgataagctatcacatagAAGGAAACGGAATGCGTAACAAAGATCATAATATCATTTTAGCATCATTGCTACTTGTATCCCATGCCTGACACCTATGCAAACCTACCAATTCAGTGATCAATTACACAAGTTTCCCATATTTCCTGAGCCCATGCAtactatttcttcttccatttatAACCTATACTTTTCCTTTGCCTTGTTCtatagagtggtggttagaccaaCTACGTTGTATGGGGCAGAGTTTTGGCTAATCAAAAACTCTCATTTTCAAAAGGTGCAAATTGTGAAAATGAGGATGTTGACATAGATGTTTGGACTTACTAGGAGAGATAAGATTAGAAATGAAAATATCTGGGACAAGGTGGGAGTGGCATCAGTAGAGGACAAGATGCAGAAGCAAGATTGAGAAGGTCCGGGAATATGAAGAGGAGATGCTCGGATGCCCCAGCGTAGATGTGCgagaggttggctatggatggtttcaaAACAGGTAGTGGTAGACCAGAGGAGTAATGGGAAAaggtgattagacaggacatgATACAGCTTCAGTttatcgaggacatgaccctatgTGTTATCAAAAGCAAAATGCACAAAAAAGTTTTAAGATCATCTAGGGCTTTAAACACAAAGTGTTGGctttaattttaaaacaaaaaaaagcgcaaagggagaaaaaatacaatatatatgttTAGTCCAAGACTAAGCATGAataacaaatatatgaacaaagaaattgaaaaaaattacgataaagtgaaatatcaattgtttagtgttgCCTCTTCAAAAAGCGTTCATTGGCAAGGAAAAGTATGTCTAAGAACCTTGATGACGAC comes from Capsicum annuum cultivar UCD-10X-F1 chromosome 2, UCD10Xv1.1, whole genome shotgun sequence and encodes:
- the LOC107859709 gene encoding DNA topoisomerase 1 isoform X2; its protein translation is MALVQQLLTTASTSCRSITNKTLHNYQANCFQCSTVATIGSFEKLSRKARMCCRRQPRNLRVLSLQKIHPLRCYTNEPRSSSFGIHLLSEGFANTPMPIFSFRPFGVIGSRPYNTNGKMHFSRDARAIADKGTVGAKIVSDGNKPFFKNFKYHSERSKELSVHRRNAMSDKGPEKVTPNSKVSASKNIDLVISNDTPIKVDEKDVNLDISGPSNNGKPTSMGKEKAKKQSSKKNKNVASDAVDQPTVSRTPHAKKSSPAKDEQSPAVSEIISPVHSSTVGTAGNVSMKVDLAHGKRSSPRKRKSTKKSSSFDELNEASVLPSDSKLVPDKSSDVSSKSKPPGQKNWPKLYPPTAKTVLVVESVTKAKVIQGYLGDMFEVLPSYGHVRDLAARSGSVRPDDDFSMVWEVPSAAWTHLKSIKVALNGAQNLVLASDPDREGEAISWHIIEMLQQQDALRDDINVARVVFNEITESSIKASLQSPRGIDANLVHAYLARRALDYLIGFNISPLLWRKLPGCQSAGRVQSAALSLICDREMEIDGFKPQEYWTVLVEFKSGNLDLANNLLSSHLTHFDSKKLSQFSVSSHTEAAEIEQKINASNFEVLSSKITKKQRNPAPPYITSTLQQDAANKLDFSSTHTMKLAQKLYEGIQLSDGKATGLITYIRTDGLHISDEATKDIQSYISERYGQNFASKNARKYFKKVKNAQEAHEAIRPTDIRRLPSKLVGVLDDDALKLYKLIWSRTMACQMEPTTTEQIQVDIGKPDQSIIFRSTSSKVQFPGYQAVYEDVETNSTRDNENGRDDRSEVFEALRNLTAGDPMYLGKVKLEQHHTHPPPRYSEGSLVKKLEELGIGRPSTYAATIKVLKDRNYVTAKGRTLYPEFRGRMVSAFLSHYFAEVTDYSFTADMETELDNVSAGLTEWKGLLRDYWTRFSKYCEHTGNVHIHQVEKMLEKTFGDFLFASLPDESRTCPSCLQGTLIFKVSRFGAGYFIGCDQHPKCKYIAKTLYGEEDEDITSEDTKRSVEPPKLLGVNPSSNEKVLLKNGPYGYYVQLGEDKKGHVPKRASLSQVKDVSSVTLEDALDLLRYPITLGNHPDDGQPVVLKLAKFGFTIRHRRTIAPVPKKLKPNDITMEKALKLLVSKDVKRCGRPKRQPQVEEAVEAA
- the LOC107859709 gene encoding DNA topoisomerase 1 isoform X1, with product MALVQQLLTTASTSCRSITLQNKTLHNYQANCFQCSTVATIGSFEKLSRKARMCCRRQPRNLRVLSLQKIHPLRCYTNEPRSSSFGIHLLSEGFANTPMPIFSFRPFGVIGSRPYNTNGKMHFSRDARAIADKGTVGAKIVSDGNKPFFKNFKYHSERSKELSVHRRNAMSDKGPEKVTPNSKVSASKNIDLVISNDTPIKVDEKDVNLDISGPSNNGKPTSMGKEKAKKQSSKKNKNVASDAVDQPTVSRTPHAKKSSPAKDEQSPAVSEIISPVHSSTVGTAGNVSMKVDLAHGKRSSPRKRKSTKKSSSFDELNEASVLPSDSKLVPDKSSDVSSKSKPPGQKNWPKLYPPTAKTVLVVESVTKAKVIQGYLGDMFEVLPSYGHVRDLAARSGSVRPDDDFSMVWEVPSAAWTHLKSIKVALNGAQNLVLASDPDREGEAISWHIIEMLQQQDALRDDINVARVVFNEITESSIKASLQSPRGIDANLVHAYLARRALDYLIGFNISPLLWRKLPGCQSAGRVQSAALSLICDREMEIDGFKPQEYWTVLVEFKSGNLDLANNLLSSHLTHFDSKKLSQFSVSSHTEAAEIEQKINASNFEVLSSKITKKQRNPAPPYITSTLQQDAANKLDFSSTHTMKLAQKLYEGIQLSDGKATGLITYIRTDGLHISDEATKDIQSYISERYGQNFASKNARKYFKKVKNAQEAHEAIRPTDIRRLPSKLVGVLDDDALKLYKLIWSRTMACQMEPTTTEQIQVDIGKPDQSIIFRSTSSKVQFPGYQAVYEDVETNSTRDNENGRDDRSEVFEALRNLTAGDPMYLGKVKLEQHHTHPPPRYSEGSLVKKLEELGIGRPSTYAATIKVLKDRNYVTAKGRTLYPEFRGRMVSAFLSHYFAEVTDYSFTADMETELDNVSAGLTEWKGLLRDYWTRFSKYCEHTGNVHIHQVEKMLEKTFGDFLFASLPDESRTCPSCLQGTLIFKVSRFGAGYFIGCDQHPKCKYIAKTLYGEEDEDITSEDTKRSVEPPKLLGVNPSSNEKVLLKNGPYGYYVQLGEDKKGHVPKRASLSQVKDVSSVTLEDALDLLRYPITLGNHPDDGQPVVLKLAKFGFTIRHRRTIAPVPKKLKPNDITMEKALKLLVSKDVKRCGRPKRQPQVEEAVEAA